Proteins encoded by one window of Haematobia irritans isolate KBUSLIRL chromosome 2, ASM5000362v1, whole genome shotgun sequence:
- the LOC142226828 gene encoding uncharacterized protein LOC142226828, producing MATAIELTHNEVQGLCQKYLSLNHSPESIAAENNFNLRVIRYKLNPISDSPSGFLGLHRFLVVDVHIEKEGRIEINKIRFFTKAAPAEIASRMEYIEEFGVFKKEIIVYRDVLPRLQNIFPGVAPKCYYADNNLLVFEDLQHMGYRMGADRDGLLDYKHLQCAVKSLAALHAASLVLEIREGCKMNELFPQAIVENAYPRLPLPPQHVRYQNFANGVQVFGELIKQIPKYSQDQLDYILPKLLPKMEIIFKLAQTSDRYCNVFSHADLWANNFMFSYSQNGEHPTQCRFVDFQLARYAPPMLDLITILTIPTTREFRSKHLKDLLQDYYRFMADYLSSEELLIENYLSSKEFWQTFEEFRICGLIESCLFSHLTILPSSLTQSLTATADGFSDFFNRKRVELCLAAFHSDQMYRDRLTDMLEDFVDNYILKTMDNKND from the coding sequence ATGGCCACAGCTATAGAATTAACCCATAACGAAGTCCAAggactttgtcaaaaatatttaagtCTCAATCATTCGCCAGAGTCCATAGcagctgagaataatttcaatttacGTGTAATACGTTATAAACTCAATCCCATATCGGATAGCCCTTCAGGGTTTTTGGGTCTACATCGTTTCCTGGTGGTAGATGTCCACATTGAGAAGGAGGGCCGAATAGAGATCAATAAAATTCGTTTCTTTACTAAGGCGGCTCCAGCCGAAATAGCGTCTCGTATGGAATACATAGAAGAGTTTGGAGTTTTCAAAAAGGAGATTATAGTCTATCGTGATGTGTTACCACGCCTCCAGAATATATTCCCGGGAGTGGCTCCCAAGTGTTACTATGCCGATAATAATTTACTGGTCTTTGAAGATCTTCAACATATGGGCTATCGTATGGGAGCAGACCGGGATGGTCTCTTGGATTACAAACACTTACAATGTGCTGTGAAATCTTTGGCAGCTTTACATGCTGCCTCCTTGGTTTTGGAAATTCGTGAAGGCTGTAAGATGAATGAACTATTTCCCCAAGCTATAGTGGAGAATGCTTATCCCCGCTTACCTTTGCCACCACAACATGTCCGTTATCAGAATTTCGCAAATGGTGTCCAGGTTTTTGGGGAACTAATCAAACAGATACCCAAGTATAGCCAAGATCAACTGGATTATATTCTCCCCAagcttctaccaaaaatggaaataattttcaaattagCTCAAACGTCTGATCGTTATTGTAATGTCTTCTCTCATGCTGATCTATGGGctaataattttatgttttcctATTCGCAGAATGGAGAACATCCCACACAATGCCGTTTTGTGGATTTCCAATTGGCCCGTTATGCTCCTCCCATGTTGGATTTGATAACCATTCTTACCATCCCAACCACTAGGGAATTTCGTTCGAAACATTTAAAGGATTTACTGCAGGACTATTATCGTTTCATGGCAGATTATCTATCGAGTGAAGAACTTTTAATTGAGAACTACTTGAGTTCGAAAGAATTTTGGCAGACGTTTGAAGAGTTTCGAATTTGTGGTCTTATTGAAAGTTGTCTATTTTCCCATTTGACAATTTTACCTTCATCTTTAACACAGAGTTTGACCGCCACAGCAGATGGTTTCAGTGATTTCTTCAATCGCAAACGTGTAGAACTTTGTTTAGCTGCTTTCCACAGTGATCAAATGTATCGTGATAGACTCACCGATatgttagaagattttgtcgataATTATATCTTAAAAACTATGGACaataaaaatgattga